The Malus domestica chromosome 10, GDT2T_hap1 genome contains a region encoding:
- the LOC103445892 gene encoding uncharacterized protein, whose amino-acid sequence MADNTRNIRNICILAHVDHGKTTLADHLIAGTGSGVVHPKLAGRLRFMDYLDEEQRRAITMKSSSIALHYKDHSINLIDSPGHMDFCSEVSTAARLSDGALVLVDAVEGVHIQTHAVLRQAWIEKLTPCLVLNKIDRLISELKLSPMEAYTRLVRIVHEVNWIVSAYKSEKYLSDVDAILSGPAGDVGSDENLSFLDVEDDEEDTFQPQKGNVAFVCALDGWGFCISEFAEIYASKFGVSAAALTKALWGPRYFNPKTKMILGKKGVAGMKNARPMFVQFVLEPLWQVYQAALDDDGGGKVMLEKVIKSFNLNVPPRELQNKDQKVVLQAVMSRWLPLSDAVLSMVVRCMPDPVAAQAFRIGRLLPKRQVLSDGVDSDALAEAELVRKSVEACDSSPEAPCVAFVSKMFAVPMKVLPQRGLDGEIENNVSDEGELNECFLAFARIFSGVLYSGQKIYVLSALYDPLKGESVKKHLQVAELQSLYLMMGQGLTHVASAHAGNLVAIRGLGQHILKSATLSSTKNCWPFSSMAFQIAPTLRVAIEPTHPADMGALTKGLRLLNRADPFVGVTVSDRGENVLSAAGEVHLERCIKDLKERFARVSLEVSPPLVSYKETIEGNVADKLENLKFFRTSSDYVEKKTANGRCMIKVQVIKLPPSLTKVLEDSSDLLGDILGGRASQTSKSFDTEISRIAEDENPIEALKKRIMDAVESDILSSGDDDKDRIEKCKLKWQKLLKRIWALGPSQVGPNILLTPDLKGKGSDGSVLICGSSHVSQKLGFVDASGSGNTPADTSSEVAQTLLVEAESLESSVVSGFQVATAAGPLCDEPVRGLAFIIEAKIEPLMAQSDEGEASHHQPEQYGIFRGQVMTTIKDACREAVLQKKPRLVEAMYFCELNTSTEHLGSMYAVLGRRRARVLKEEMQEGSPLFTVHAYVPVSESFGFADELRRWTAGAASALLVLSHWEALPEDPFFVPKTEEEIEEFGDGSSMLPNTARKLINGVRRKKGLPVEEKVVQHATKQRTLARKV is encoded by the coding sequence ATGGCCGATAACACCCGAAATATCCGAAACATATGCATACTGGCGCACGTGGATCACGGCAAGACCACGCTCGCCGACCACCTAATCGCCGGAACCGGTTCCGGCGTCGTCCACCCGAAACTCGCCGGGCGCCTCCGGTTCATGGACTATCTCGACGAGGAACAGAGGCGGGCCATCACCATGAAAAGCTCCTCGATTGCGCTCCACTACAAAGACCACTCCATCAATCTCATCGACTCCCCGGGCCACATGGACTTTTGCAGCGAGGTCTCCACCGCCGCCCGATTGAGCGACGGCGCTCTGGTCCTGGTCGACGCCGTCGAGGGCGTCCACATCCAGACGCACGCCGTGTTGCGCCAGGCCTGGATTGAGAAGCTGACGCCGTGCTTGGTGCTGAACAAGATCGACCGGCTGATCTCCGAGCTTAAATTGAGCCCCATGGAAGCTTACACGAGGTTAGTTCGTATTGTTCATGAGGTTAATTGGATTGTGAGTGCGTATAAGAGCGAGAAATACTTGTCCGACGTGGATGCTATACTTTCTGGGCCGGCGGGGGATGTGGGTAGTGATGAAAATCTGAGCTTTTTGGATGTGGAGGATGATGAGGAAGATACGTTTCAACCCCAGAAAGGGAATGTGGCGTTTGTGTGTGCTTTGGACGGTTGGGGTTTCTGCATTAGTGAGTTTGCTGAGATTTACGCTTCGAAATTTGGGGTGAGTGCGGCAGCATTGACAAAGGCTTTGTGGGGACCTAGGTACTTTAATCCGAAAACCAAGATGATTTTGGGGAAGAAAGGTGTAGCTGGTATGAAAAATGCTAGGCCAATGTTTGTTCAGTTTGTGCTTGAGCCGCTCTGGCAGGTTTATCAGGCCGCTTTGGACGATGATGGCGGTGGGAAAGTGATGcttgagaaagttattaagtcCTTTAATTTGAATGTGCCGCCTCGTGAGCTTCAGAACAAGGATCAGAAGGTTGTGCTTCAAGCAGTGATGAGTCGTTGGCTTCCGCTTTCTGATGCTGTGTTGTCGATGGTTGTGAGGTGTATGCCTGACCCAGTTGCAGCACAGGCGTTTAGGATAGGGCGGTTGCTTCCAAAGAGACAAGTTTTGAGTGATGGGGTTGATTCCGATGCGCTTGCAGAGGCGGAGCTTGTGAGGAAATCGGTTGAAGCTTGTGATTCGAGCCCTGAAGCTCCCTGTGTTGCTTTTGTATCCAAAATGTTTGCTGTCCCTATGAAAGTACTTCCACAGAGGGGATTAGATGGGGAAATTGAAAACAACGTAAGTGATGAGGGTGAATTGAATGAGTGTTTCCTTGCATTTGCAAGGATCTTTAGTGGGGTTCTTTATTCAGGACAGAAAATTTATGTGCTTTCGGCTTTGTATGATCCATTAAAAGGGGAGTCAGTGAAAAAGCATTTGCAGGTGGCTGAGTTGCAATCTCTGTATCTCATGATGGGCCAAGGCTTAACACATGTGGCCTCTGCCCATGCCGGGAATCTTGTGGCAATTCGAGGCCTTGGCCAGCATATACTGAAAAGTGCAACACTTTCATCGACAAAAAACTGTTGGCCTTTCTCCAGTATGGCTTTCCAGATTGCTCCTACTCTGAGAGTCGCAATTGAGCCAACTCATCCTGCGGATATGGGTGCACTGACTAAAGGTTTACGGCTGCTGAACCGGGCTGACCCGTTTGTTGGGGTAACAGTTTCTGATAGGGGAGAAAATGTGCTGTCTGCTGCAGGAGAGGTGCATCTTGAAAGATGCATAAAAGATTTGAAGGAGAGATTTGCAAGGGTAAGCCTGGAAGTGTCTCCACCTCTTGTGTCTTATAAAGAGACCATTGAGGGTAATGTAGCCGACAAACTTGAGAATTTGAAATTCTTTCGTACAAGCTCAGATTATGTTGAGAAAAAGACAGCAAACGGTAGGTGTATGATAAAGGTGCAAGTCATAAAGCTCCCACCCTCTTTAACTAAGGTGCTTGAAGATAGTTCTGATTTACTTGGAGATATCCTTGGAGGTAGAGCTTCTCAGACCAGTAAAAGTTTTGACACAGAGATTTCAAGGATTGCAGAAGATGAGAACCCGATTGAAGCACTGAAGAAACGTATCATGGATGCTGTGGAGAGTGATATTCTGTCTAGTGGTGATGACGACAAGGATAGGATTGAGAAGTGTAAACTAAAGTGGCAAAAATTACTTAAAAGGATATGGGCGCTTGGCCCTTCGCAAGTAGGTCCTAATATCCTCCTTACTCCAGACCTCAAAGGAAAGGGTTCAGATGGCTCTGTCCTCATCTGTGGTTCCTCTCATGTATCtcaaaaattagggtttgtggatGCTTCTGGCAGTGGCAATACACCTGCTGATACATCTTCAGAAGTAGCTCAAACATTGTTAGTTGAGGCGGAGAGCCTTGAAAGCAGTGTAGTATCTGGGTTTCAAGTGGCGACAGCAGCTGGACCTTTATGCGATGAACCTGTGCGGGGTTTAGCATTTATTATCGAGGCTAAAATTGAACCATTGATGGCTCAGTCTGATGAAGGGGAAGCCTCCCACCACCAACCTGAGCAATATGGTATCTTCAGAGGACAGGTAATGACAACCATCAAAGATGCTTGTAGAGAAGCTGTACTTCAAAAGAAGCCACGGCTTGTGGAGGCCATGTACTTCTGTGAGTTGAATACGTCAACTGAGCATTTGGGTTCTATGTACGCTGTGCTTGGGCGAAGGCGGGCTAGAGTTTTAAAGGAGGAAATGCAGGAAGGCTCCCCATTGTTCACTGTGCATGCATATGTGCCAGTTTCTGAAAGCTTTGGTTTTGCGGATGAGCTTAGAAGATGGACTGCTGGTGCTGCAAGTGCTCTTCTTGTGCTTAGTCACTGGGAAGCACTTCCAGAAGATCCTTTCTTTGTACcaaaaacagaagaagaaatTGAGGAGTTTGGTGACGGGTCTAGCATGCTTCCCAATACTGCAAGGAAACTAATTAACGGTGTAAGACGGAAGAAGGGCCTTCCTGTAGAGGAAAAAGTAGTACAGCACGCGACCAAGCAGAGGACCCTGGCTCGTAAAGTGTAA
- the LOC103445891 gene encoding 2-dehydro-3-deoxyphosphooctonate aldolase — MDSSVLLYNQLKATEPFFLLAGPNVIESEEHIFRMAEHIKSVATKVGLPLVFKSSFDKANRTSSKSFRGPGLEEGLKILEKVKTAYDLPIITDVHEASQCEAVGKVADIIQIPAFLCRQTDLLVAAAKTGKIINIKKGQFCAPSVMVNSAEKVRLAGNPNVMVCERGTMFGYNDLIVDPRNLEWIREANCPVVADVTHALQQPAGRKLDDGGVASGGLRELIPCIARTAVAVGVDGIFMEVHDDPSNAPVDGPTQWPLRHLEELLVELIAIARVSKGKQPFNIDLTPYRD; from the exons ATGGATTCATCAGTTCTGCTATATAACCAGCTCAAG GCGACCGAACCGTTTTTCTTGTTAGCTGGTCCCAATGTGATTGAATCCGAGGAGCACATTTTCCGGATGGCCGAGCACATTAAGAGTGTTGCAACAAA GGTTGGATTGCCACTGGTTTTCAAGTCGAGCTTTGACAAGGCCAACCGTACGTCCTCAAAATCATTCCGGGGTCCTGGCTTGGAAGAAGGCTTAAAG ATCCTTGAGAAGGTTAAAACAGCATATGACCTCCCTATAATTACAGATGTACATGAAGCTAGCCAG tgtGAAGCAGTTGGTAAAGTTGCAGATATTATTCAGATTCCTGCATTTTTATGCCGCCAG ACAGATCTTCTAGTTGCAGCAGCCAAGACTGGAAAAATTATCAATATTAAGAAGGGCCAGTTCTGTGCTCCTTCT GTCATGGTAAATTCTGCCGAGAAGGTTAGACTGGCTGGAAATCCAAACGTGATGGTTTGTGAGAGGGGAACTATGTTTGGCTATA ATGATTTAATTGTTGATCCTCGCAATTTGGAGTGGATCAGAGAAGCTAATTGTCCTGTG GTTGCTGACGTCACACATGCTTTGCAACAGCCTGCTGGGAGAAAG TTGGACGATGGAGGTGTTGCCAGTGGTGGTCTTCGTGAATTGATACCGTGCATTGCGAGGACAGCAGTCGCTGTTGGGGTGGATGGAATTTTCATGGAG GTACATGATGATCCTTCTAACGCTCCAGTTGATGGTCCAACTCAATGG CCCTTGCGCCACTTGGAGGAACTGCTGGTAGAGCTCATAGCAATTGCT AGGGTAAGCAAGGGGAAGCAACCTTTCAACATTGATCTCACACCCTATCGTGATTAG
- the LOC103445914 gene encoding protein TRACHEARY ELEMENT DIFFERENTIATION-RELATED 7A, translating to METSRNNTRVCIVFLYLTLATISFTQCEARRSMRLLKDSLPSPTQHQSLFLKAANKLNLINRLDFPLEGSKDIQPYDVDSPFTLPPYDSLPPISMPENAPPYCTTPPNTPQTPSTTAPTPIVLSPPTPSSPFVYVPPTLPLQSPPPSPTSIVPGSPQSISTPNPPETFPSPTGFVPGTPQSIPTPNPPESVPSPPESFPSPPESVPNPPGFIPSPAIYIPSPPYFEPSPPGLVPSPPSSVPSPIGFQPSPPVFLPPIVFPPPTTPPSPRRGPTAALWCVAKPSVPDPIIQEAMNYACGSGADCASIQPNGSCFMPDTLFAHASYAFNSYWQRTKVAGGTCSFGGTAMLVTVDPSYDGCRFVYY from the exons ATGGAAACAAGTAGAAATAACACAAGAGTTTGCATTGTTTTTCTGTATTTAACTTTGGCAACTATTTCCTTCACTCAATGTG AGGCAAGAAGATCAATGAGATTGCTAAAAGATAGTCTTCCAAGTCCAACACAGCACCAAAGTCTGTTTCTCAAAGCTGCAAACAAATTGAACTTAATCAACCGCCTTGATTTTCCATTGGAGGGATCAAAGGACATCCAACCATATGATGTGGATTCACCATTTACATTGCCACCTTATGATTCTTTACCTCCAATTTCCATGCCTGAAAATGCACCTCCATATTGTACAACTCCACCCAATACCCCACAAACTCCCTCTACAACTGCCCCAACACCTATTGTGTTATCACCACCAACTCCCTCATCACCCTTCGTTTACGTTCCCCCAACCCTTCCTCTCCAAAGTCCACCTCCAAGCCCAACAAGCATTGTCCCAGGTTCACCACAATCTATCTCCACCCCTAATCCACCGGAAACCTTCCCAAGCCCAACGGGCTTTGTACCCGGCACACCACAATCCATCCCCACTCCCAACCCGCCCGAAAGCGTCCCAAGCCCGCCTGAAAGCTTTCCAAGCCCGCCGGAAAGCGTCCCAAACCCACCGGGCTTTATACCTAGTCCCGCTATCTACATCCCAAGCCCACCTTATTTCGAGCCTAGCCCGCCCGGTCTTGTTCCAAGTCCGCCTTCTTCGGTACCATCTCCTATTGGGTTTCAACCAAGCCCGCCGGTGTTCCTACCTCCCATTGTGTTCCCTCCGCCCACTACACCGCCGAGTCCAAGACGAGGCCCGACGGCGGCCCTGTGGTGCGTGGCTAAGCCATCTGTGCCCGACCCCATCATCCAAGAAGCTATGAATTATGCGTGTGGGTCTGGAGCTGATTGCGCTTCCATCCAACCCAATGGGTCATGCTTCATGCCCGACACATTGTTTGCCCATGCTTCCTATGCCTTCAATAGTTACTGGCAAAGGACTAAGGTTGCTGGTGGCACTTGTTCTTTTGGAGGAACTGCAATGCTAGTTACTGTTGATCCAA GTTATGATGGGTGTCGATTTGTTTATTATTGA
- the LOC139188902 gene encoding uncharacterized protein: MGTGYQDPSGSSKSWRYHQGRNSSSSQDRAKAMIFIRRHLDEALKSEYLTVEDPLALWNALRSRYNHQTMVILPKARYDWTHLRIQDFKSVAEYNSALFRITSQMKLCGDTITEEMLLEKTFSTFHASNMVLQQQYRARGFTEYNQLISVLLVAEQNNELLMKNHNSRPTGSAPFPEVNVASLERNTISSRGNNYKRGRGHKQGRWKGKSKNHGVQFHNQVPRYNPGPSFKNTNRQKGKAHVNTPRSHEGGCHRCGGNGHWARTCRTPKHLVELYQASFKEKGVEINFLDQAKPMETPDPVTNLSGQLNTTHLDATDFINERGNEVYGSD, from the coding sequence atgggtactggataccaagatccatctggaagcagcaaatcttggagataccatcaaGGAAGAAACagctcatcctctcaagatcgggcaaaggccatgatttttattcgtcgtcatcttgatgaggcactaaagagcgagtacttaacggttgaagatccgttagccCTTTGGAATGCCTTGAGaagcagatacaatcaccagacaatggtgattcttccaaaagcTCGCTATGACTGGACACACCTgaggatccaggatttcaaatcagtggctgagtacaattcggcgttgttcagaattacctctcagatgaaaCTCTGTGGGGATACTATCACTGAGGAGATGTtattggaaaagactttcagcacattccaCGCCTCTAACATGGTACTGCAACAACAGTATAGAGCGCgaggcttcactgaatacaaccagctgatatctgtgctcctggtagctgaacagaacaatgagcttctcatgaaaaaccataattcccgacctactggatcagcaccgttcccagaagtgaatgttgCTTCCCTTGAAAGGAATACCATATCCTCTCgtggcaataattacaaacgaggacgtggccacaagcAAGGTCGGTGGAAAGGGAAaagcaagaaccatggtgtccagtttcacaaccaggttccaaggtATAATCCAGGCCCGAGCTTTAAAAATACCAATCGCCAGAAAGGAAAAGCTCATGTGAACACTCCTAGAAGTCATGAAGGAggttgccataggtgtggtggcaacggacattgggcgcgtacttgtcgcaccccaaagcatctggtggaactatatcaagcctccttcaaggaaaagggtgtcgagatcaatttccttgaccaggctaaaccaatggaAACCCCTGATCCAGTGACCAATTTATCAGGACAGTTAAACACAACCCACCTGGATGCTACAGACTTTATTaatgaaagagggaatgaagtttatgggtccgattga
- the LOC103429615 gene encoding inosine-5'-monophosphate dehydrogenase 2-like has protein sequence MSASIFEDGFSSDRLFNQGYSYTYDDVIFLPHYIDFPTDSVHLASNLSRRVPLSIPCVSSPMDTVTESHMAISMAALGGIGIIHSNLTSSEQAHMVRSVKSRRVPLLSSPVFKSPSDRIQSDDVFDASNPYVLVTESGSPNSKLLGYVAGKDWVKLGDKEVKIYDYMVNCTDFTVPWSYDLGAIGEYMEEKKRDVVATVRDNEVVDVVAKEEVERIKGYPKLGVGTVGPDRTWRVGAAIGTRESDKERLEELVKAGVDVVVLDSSQGNSIYQIEMIKYVKKMYSSLDVVGGNVVTVSQAQNLIQAGVDGLRVGMGSGSICTTQEVCAVGRGQATAVYKVASIASQSGVPVIADGGISNSGHIVKALVLGASTVMMGSFLAGSTEAPGVFVYQNGRRVKKYRGMGSLEAMTKGSDQRYLGDTAKLKIAQGVVGAVVDKGSVLKFIPYTMQAVKQGFQDLGASSLQSAHDLLKSSVLRLEVRTGAAQVEGGVHGLVSYEKKSF, from the exons ATGTCGGCCTCAATCTTCGAAGACGGCTTCTCCTCCGACCGGCTCTTCAACCAGGGCTACTCCTACACATACGATGACGTCATCTTCCTCCCTCACTACATCGACTTCCCCACCGACTCCGTCCATCTAGCCTCCAACCTCAGCCGCCGCGTCCCTCTCTCGATTCCCTGCGTCTCGTCGCCGATGGACACAGTCACCGAGTCCCACATGGCCATTTCGATGGCCGCACTCGGCGGCATAGGCATCATCCACTCCAACTTGACGTCGTCCGAGCAAGCCCACATGGTCCGGTCCGTCAAGTCCCGCCGGGTCCCGCTTCTTTCGAGCCCCGTCTTCAAATCCCCAAGCGATCGAATCCAATCTGACGACGTTTTCGACGCTTCGAATCCCTATGTCCTGGTTACTGAGAGTGGCAGCCCCAATTCGAAGCTTTTGGGGTACGTGGCGGGCAAGGATTGGGTGAAATTGGGGGACAAGGAGGTGAAGATTTACGATTACATGGTGAACTGTACGGACTTCACGGTGCCGTGGAGTTACGATTTGGGGGCGATTGGGGAGTACATGGAGGAGAAAAAGCGAGATGTGGTGGCGACTGTGAGGGACAATGAGGTTGTGGATGTGGTGGCGAAGGAGGAGGTGGAGAGGATCAAAGGGTACCCCAAGTTGGGGGTTGGGACGGTGGGTCCGGACAGGACGTGGCGGGTCGGGGCGGCGATCGGCACAAGGGAGTCGGATAAGGAGAGATTGGAGGAGTTGGTGAAGGCAGGGGTGGATGTAGTGGTGTTGGATAGCTCTCAGGGGAACTCCATTTATCAGATTGAGATGATAAAGTATGTGAAGAAAATGTACTCGAGTTTGGATGTAGTTGGCGGGAATGTGGTGACGGTGAGTCAGGCGCAGAATTTGATTCAGGCTGGTGTTGACGGGTTGAGGGTTGGAATGGGGTCTGGCTCAATTTGTACCACTCAAGAGGTTTGCGCTGTTGGTCGTGGGCAG GCAACTGCTGTTTACAAGGTTGCATCTATTGCTTCACAAAGTGGTGTGCCTGTGATTGCTGATGGTGGAATTTCCAATTCTGGACACATTGTCAAGGCTTTGGTCCTTGGGGCTTCTACTGTCATGATGGGAAGCTTCTTAGCTGGAAGCACTGAGGCTCCCGGGGTTTTTGTGTATCAG AATGGTCGCCGAGTCAAAAAATATCGAGGCATGGGATCTCTTGAAGCAATGACAAAAGGAAGTGATCAGAGGTACTTGGGTGATACAGCTAAGCTGAAAATTGCACAGGGGGTAGTTGGGGCGGTTGTAGACAAAGGTTCTGTTTTGAAGTTCATACCATACACAATGCAAGCTGTGAAACAAGGTTTCCAAGATCTTGGTGCTTCTTCATTGCAGTCCGCTCATGACCTCTTAAAATCAAGCGTTTTAAGGCTAGAG GTAAGAACAGGAGCAGCACAAGTAGAAGGTGGAGTTCATGGTCTGGTTTCTTACGAGAAGAAATCGTTTTGA